The candidate division KSB1 bacterium nucleotide sequence ATCCGCATGCTGATCCGTCGCGACACCCTCGCCGCTGCCATTGAGGACACGGTGAGGGAATTCTGCCGCCTGAATGACAAAGAAAATCCTTGGGCATGGATACTTGATTCCCTCTACACCTATCCCAAGTTCGCCAACTTTGTAGATTCCGTTGCCCTTTCCCGCGTGTTGGTCATGAGGACTTGTCCCACGGTCAATCGGCCCTACCACGTAACAGTGGTGGATACGGGCGTTGTGAAGCAGTTCGTTATCCACTGCCCGATCACCCGGGAGGACAGTCTGAAGGTGGAGAACGACTTTCTGCTGTCCACGATAGGAGGCTTGCGGATCAGCAACCATGGGTCCTCCAAGACGGGGGAGTACAGCTGGAAGCATCAGTAGTGCGTCGACATGGGGTGCTCCGGTAGCAGGGTGGACTCCGGGAGGGGCAATGGCTGAGGGTAGGCGAACGGGGATTTCGTTCGGGCCTCGAGTCCTGCGGCGGGTGGAAATCGCCCGGAAGGCCACCGGGGCTGTGGTGAGCGCAGGCGAATGGAAGTTGCCCTTCCCGCTGGAAGCCGAGAGCTTCTTTGACCCCTCACGGAGCGAGGATATCCGGTCAAGACTGGCGCGGCAGGGCCAAGTCGCGACCGGGGGACCAACAGAGGTGGTGATCAGCCTGCCTGTGGGGTTTTACCAGGTGCGCCTGTTTCCTCTCGATAGCGATCTGGGGGAGACCGAAGCGGACGCCCACTTGCTCTGGGAACTCCAGCAAGGCCTCTCAGGCGAAGTTTCCATTTACAACTACGGCTTCCATCGGCTAACGGCAGATATGGGCTTGACGGATACGATCGTGGCCGCCGCTGTTCGAAAGGACCTGGCGAAGAGCGTAGTTCAGACGATTGGCACCCCTCTTGGGCGGACGATCGCGATCGAAGCGGACGTCTTCTCCGCTGTCAGGGCCTTCGACGCGAACTACGTGCCGGATCCCCTACGTCCCCTCCTACTTCTGGGTCGAGGGGAAGGGGCGTTCTCAACGGTAGCGATCGCAAAGGGGAAACCCGCTGGCTTCGGGATATGGCCCATACCCGCCGATCCCGGTGAGGGGACGTCGGGCCAGATCGCCGAAGCGATGCGCGATATTCTGGATCGCTTCGTCCGGGCGCGCGAACTGTGCGGTGGACTGGAAGGATTAGCGGGGATCTATCTCTACGGAGAAGCTGTGGACGAGGAATTTATTGACGCGCTGCGAGACACCTGCGAGACGAGGGTTCAGCGACTCAATCCGTTTCTCCGCAATCGACCTGCAGCCATGGCCGGCGACGAGGTAGCCGTCGAGTCGCATCCCGAGGCGTTTGCGACCGCCTTCGGGGCGGCGCTTTGGTAACGAAAAGGGCGAGCTTCGGACGGGAGGGCACATGGTCAAGATCAACCTCATGGGGCCGGAGGAGCCGGGCGAGCCCCAGCCCAAAGAGCGCGCGCCGGAAGAACCGCACGAGGAGATTCTCTCCCCGGTTCCCGACGAAGACTTCGGCGAAGTGGAGCCGCCGCCCAAGAAGGGATGGGGATGGCCCGTCCTCACGGTGATCGGCGCTGCGGCCATCTTGGTAGTCGTGTGGCTCTTCCTGCAAGGACGCGGGCGGGGCACCAAAGTGCCCCCGTTAACCGGATTAGCGGAGAAGAAGGCGGAAACGGCCGCTATGGCTCCCGCGGAAGCCAAGCCTCCTGCCCCTTCGGCCGCTGAACCCTCCGGTGCCCCTCCCGTCGCCGGCGGCCCTGCGGAGCCGGTCAGCGCCTCCCCGCTCGTGACATCGGTTCGAGTTCCCACAGTGGCGGCGGCGAAGGACATGAGCACGGTCCTGAGGATTGCGACGGGGGGTGCGCAATTTGGTCTGGTCTCGCGCGCCGACGGTGCAATGGTCGTGGAACTCATCGCTCGGACGGATGCAGACCTGGATGCAGCGCGGCAGGCCTTCCTTGCAGCGTTTCCGGGAGCGCAGCTAAAGGCGCAGACGCGGGACGCCAAGGTTATCGCGGGTGAGACCTTTCGCCAGGAAATCCTGAGTCTTTCCCTGCCTGCCCCCTCTGTGCAGGTCACGGGCCAGCTGCAGTTTTTCGACAAGAGTAAGGCAGGTGCGCAGCTGCGCGAACTGGCTGGCCAGGTAGGCCTTTCCGTTCGTGCGCTGGAATCTGCGCCACCCGTGGAGGAGGAGCAGCTTAGGAAGACGCCGATGCTCTTCCGCGCCGTAGGGTCCAAGGAGGCGGTCAGCCGGTTTCTGGAGGAGTTAGGTCGAGCGGGCTGGAACCTCCGGGTCACCAAAGCGCTTCTGGTGCCCACGTCTGCGTACCCGGCGGGACGGGACGGCCGCTTCACGCTCGTTCTCCAGATGGACCTTTGCGAAGCCAAGTGAACCTGTCGTCGGACGGGTTCAGCAAAACACCGGCGGGAGGAGACTTGCCCGGCTGCGCGAGGTGGCCGGGTTTCTTGTGCGGGCGGAGGGGTACGAGGGTGCGTGTGATTTCGGGAACAGCCGGGGGGATCGTCTTGAAGACGGCCCGAGGCCGTTGGCTCCGTCCTACAACGGACCGCGCACGAACCGCCCTGTTCGATTGGCTCGGCGGGAGGGTCCAGGGCGCCGTGGTCCTCGACCTGTTCTGCGGCTGTGGCGCCCTGGGGATCGAAGCGTTGAGCAGGGGGGCAAGGGAAGCGACCTTTGTAGATGTACGGCGGGAAGCCCTTGACCTGGTGATCGAGAACCTTACAAGAACCTCTTTTCGCGAACAAGGGAGAGTGGTTCACCAGGACGCCCGTGGCTTCTTGCGCAAAGCGGCCGCAGAGGGGGAACGATTCGACGTTGTATTTGCCGATCCGCCGTATTTCCGCCCCGGGGAGCTGGCGGAGCTCGTCGAACAAGTACCTCCCGTGCTCAGGAACGGCGGTCTGCTAATCCTGGAACATTCGGCTCGCGTCTCTCCCCCGGGGGGTTCTTCGGCTCTGAGGCCGATCGCAGCCCGGAAGGTCGGGGAGACCTGCTTCACCATTCTGGAAAGGATGGAGGAAAGGACCCTTGCACGCGCAACGGAAGGCCATTTACCCGGGGACGTTTGACCCAATCACAAACGGCCACATCGACATCGTAAAGCGGGCCACCCTCCTTTTCGATCAGGTAATCGTCGCCGTGACTACGAATCCAGCGAAGAGCCCGCTGTTCACAGTGAGCGAACGTCTCGAGATGATCCGCGCCTCCCTGGAAGGGATTTCGAACGTGGTGGTGGACAGCTTTGAGGGTCTCCTGGTCGATTACGCTCGGCGTGTTGGCGCTGTGGCGGTGATCCGGGGATTGCGTGCGGTGACGGACTTCGAGATGGAATTCCAGATGGCCCTGGTGAATCGGAAGTTGTACCCGGAGCTGGTAACCGTATTCCTCATGCCAAACGAGAAGTACACCTACTTGAACTCCACGATAGTCAAAGAGGTGGCGCGCTTTGGCGGGAACGTTAGCTGCTTTGTCCCTGAGGTGGTGGAACGCAAGCTGAAGGAGAGGTTTGGGTGGCTATGAACTTCATCGAACGGGTGCGAGAAAAGGCGAAGGCGCAGCCGCGAAGAATCGCCCTGGGCGACGCAACGGACGAACGGGTATTGCAGGCGGCTACCATCTTGGTACGCGAGAAGCTGGCCCTTCCTGTCCTCGTGGGTCCTGAAAAGGAGATTTACTCCGTGGCCAGACGATCCGGTGTGGACCTGACCGGGATTTCGATCGTGGACCCAGCCCTCGCTTCGCAACGGGATGAATACGCGGAGACGCTGTTCGAG carries:
- the rsmD gene encoding 16S rRNA (guanine(966)-N(2))-methyltransferase RsmD; this translates as MRVISGTAGGIVLKTARGRWLRPTTDRARTALFDWLGGRVQGAVVLDLFCGCGALGIEALSRGAREATFVDVRREALDLVIENLTRTSFREQGRVVHQDARGFLRKAAAEGERFDVVFADPPYFRPGELAELVEQVPPVLRNGGLLILEHSARVSPPGGSSALRPIAARKVGETCFTILERMEERTLARATEGHLPGDV
- the coaD gene encoding pantetheine-phosphate adenylyltransferase, which codes for MHAQRKAIYPGTFDPITNGHIDIVKRATLLFDQVIVAVTTNPAKSPLFTVSERLEMIRASLEGISNVVVDSFEGLLVDYARRVGAVAVIRGLRAVTDFEMEFQMALVNRKLYPELVTVFLMPNEKYTYLNSTIVKEVARFGGNVSCFVPEVVERKLKERFGWL